Part of the Vigna radiata var. radiata cultivar VC1973A unplaced genomic scaffold, Vradiata_ver6 scaffold_43, whole genome shotgun sequence genome is shown below.
TCAAATCAGTGTAAAAAGTTAGAAATTTGATCAAAATGTGattaatagaaaaagtaaagtaaaaattcgattaaaattatatttataattattttattatccaTGAATCCTTATTTAGATGAGTTTCTATTATTGGTCCTTTGGGATCATTTTCTTAACGGTGATAAGTCAGTACATTTGAGTCAATTAAGTTGTTAATGTTGATGTGACAAAGTTAAAAGGCATCATAGACTTATTGCAGTTCACTATAGAGTTTTCAGAATTAGAATCATAAATCTGCAGTATTAACCAATTCATTGAGACATTTTGTTTGACtacttcatattttaaattttgtcatGACTCGTTCAATTTACTTTGTTTAATTGTTTGACGActgcatattttaaattttgtctggttcattttactttgtttaattGCTTTGTTCAATTTACTTTGTTTAATTGCTTTGAAGGGAACCCCAAGCAGAGGAATTTTGTTTGAACGAAATGGGAATGTAAGTGTGGAAGCATATACAAATGCAGACTATGCAGGCTCAATTGTGGACAGGAGGTCAATTACGGGGTATTGCACTTTCATTGGTGGAAATCTTGTGACTTGgaagagtaaaaaacaaaatgtggtAGCCAAATCCAGTGCTGAAGTAGAATTCAGGGCAATGGCACAAGGGATATGTGAACTACTATGGTTAAAAATCATCTTGGAAGACTTAGGAATAAAGTTAGATGAATCAATGAGACTTTATTGTGATAACAAATCTGCTATTAGCATAGCTTATAATCCAGTGCAACATGATATAACCAAACATATCGAGATCAACAGgcattttatcaaagaaaaattagataGTAGTCTAATTTGTACTCCATATGTCTCTTCACAAGACAACCTTGCAGATATTCTAACAAAGGGACTGAACAAGAACAACTTCGAAAGTATTGTTTCCAAGCTGGGAATGGAAAATACATATTCactagcttgagggggagtgttagaatctttttattttattaattatatttcttccttatttaGGAGATTATAATTATCAATTATGATTATATCCCTGAAATATAGGGATTCTTTCTTTAGGAGCTATTATTATATTTCCTAAAATAGCTTTCTAGCATTGTATATATGGATTTGTAATCTCAGCATAATATAACATACGTTTTATCCTAAATAATGAGAACATATTGATTTaagactctcattctaaaatacaAGATATAGGAAATCTTATctatttttttgtgtgttgtgATGAGAGTGTTCTAAGGTTTTGTATCCCTTGTGCTGAGActttgagaacttggtgttGGCACATAGTGAGAACTTTCACTAGCgttgtgattgagtgttgttgttgttcctaacTGAAGCctatcatcctttgtgaagattcaaaggaggtgtttattctttgtgaagattcaaaggaggtgatCATTCTTCATGAAgaattcagaggaggtgtttaTCCTTTGTGGTTTTCAGGGGAAGTGAATTTCATTTGTTAGGGTAACAAGAGAAGTATTCTAAATCTTAAACTTGTttatttctttgtgattgtagttggttttgtgatagtggatcGTTAATTCTCAtttgagattaacaactggacgtaggatccttgtgatctaaaccagtataaaatcacctgtgcaattttctctcttccttactttctcatttgttttaatttatcgttaaggaatttgaattataagagaaaattattaaaggcttagtttgcgataagaaaccaattcatcCCCCTTTTGGTTTGTTGTTCACACTAGCTATTCCGTTGCACTGCTTTGACAGAAaggtataaaagaaaaaggcaaaagcaaaaggcaaaaaaagcaaaaacaaaaagcaaaaagtaaaagaatgttCATGTACTACTACCACTACTTTTTTGGTGTGCACTCTCATGTTGATTTTGTGAGGTATTTACATGAATGTGATGCTATTTACATGAATGTGCTACTACTTTTATAGCCATGCTAGTTGCAATTGGTGTTAAAAGTGTGACCATAAGTCACCATTTGCACAAAATTTGCTAAAGACAAAAAACACCATAATCTTATCTAGtaatttttggttttgtgtATCTAATCTAGAGCTTTTCTGTAGGACTTTCTTTTGTTGAGCTAACCTTCTTTCTTgaccatttattttctttattgtctCCTTGTTATTCATGGTTTTGTCTATATCAAATCCCTTTTGAATAACCTTTGTTCATTTTAGACCTTTTTATTGCTTTCTCCTTGGACTCTTTTGGCTTTTACGGTGTTATTTCCCTTTGTATGGTGTAGATTTGTTGGAGGTCTTGTTGTTGGATCCTAGATGTTGGAGGTCTTGTTGTAAATTTGAGGTCTTAACTTAACAAAAGAGTAAACACTTGATGGTAAAAGTGATTTATGTGTATTTCTTTTTGAGTTATAATATGGGAACAACAAACCTAAATAGAAGTAAACCTAAgaacaattaagaaataaaattaaaatatttttcttaccataaaaattcattttttataactaatttgTCTTACCATATATCTTAAATAAACGTGTCACCGTaatacattttcttaaaataagcATGTGAAAGATTCAAGTGTGTCTGTGTTGTCAAAACACTAGTGCAGTGAAGGGAAACGACCGCGGTTATTTTtgactatacgtcgcggttttagaaccgcgacatatacggGCGAGGTAAAAAGTCTgggactttaggccgcggttccaaccgcggtaaTAACCTGGGGATATAACATCGGTTCTTTATTGAACCGCGGtcaaaacccatttttttttaaaaaaaaattgtctaaccTTTTGACCGCGGTTCCAATCGCGGTAATAGACCTGctggaaccgcggcatattcccttttttttttaaaaaaaaatcgtctAACTTTCTACCGCGGTTTTGGccacaaccgcggcctattctcctgaaatttttttcaacagcaggtctgtttttgtgatatccagtatcacaaaaacaaacctgcATATCAACGCAGattcaacacaataatcaatatttacatccaatttcgatccatacgTAAATATTctgactttaaaataaaaaatcatactatcataaaaattatacaattatacaaaatctaaggatacaaaattatatgatcattcaatcacatattcaatcatacaaaattatacaatctaataaaagtaaaatttaaacattaatataagaacctGATAGTGTGAAAAGCCAATAACAATGAACAACCCGCGATCAAAACGCTAGAAAATTCaactctaaaaaaattcaaacctgtaaaaatatacaaacaaatattagttttagaaataaaaacaaacatcaaaacacAATTTACCTCTAAGGGGAAGAATcggaaaaaccaataaaaagacGTTTCGAATGATTTTGATCGGTTAAAACTCTTTCCCAACATTGACAATGGCCACGACACCAAACAAAAATGGGTTTAAACGgtgaaaaatgattgaaaatggaaGNAGAGGATCGCNTGACGAAGGAGGCTNTGAAACTGTTTGCNcgtgaagaagaaggaagatgatgacattgttcctgtgtcttttatttttgtaacctaagcaagggaatagaccgcggttcacCACTTAACCGAGGCCTATtctcttgaaaaaaaattctaaatacatctgaaatgacatttttgaaatttttttcaaactttatgtcGCGGTTCACCGCcaaaccgcggcctattcccttaaatattcaaaatttaaaatttcgtAGGGGAAATAGACCGCAGTTCCCCttagaaccgcggtctattcccctgaaTTTTTTTCTTGCAAATTTCTGACTTCTCGCCAAGTCAcatctgaaaaaaaattgcaggggaatataccgcggttctgcggggaaccgcggtatattcccctgcaatttttttcagaactgcttttcctgaactttttttttttttgcaaggggaatataccgcggttctcCCCCTGAATTTTTTCCTGCAAATTTCTGACTTCTCGACAAGTCAGatctgaaaaaaaattgcaggggAATATATCGCGGTTCTGAGaggaatgtcagaattttgcagaGGAAATAGGCCGCGGCCTATACTgtcgatataatttcaaaaatgccaccgtGCAATATTATGCTTCGGTTTCTATTGAACCGCGGCATAATGTGCGCGGTAAAAGATCGATTTTTACTAGTGAAAGTGCTGTAAAGTAACGGCAATATAATTAGATTTTCCTACGTAACAGCATTGTTGTACATTACATTCATCATATAtgtataattgatattttacaaTCATTCCTTTTCCATTATAAAATTGTTGTCTTGTTGTTCACAAGAAAAGTTAAAGGAAATTCTTGGTCACATTGAAGATGATGTGGTTTCCACCGACTTTGTGGGTGATAATAGGTAATAGGTTCAGATTGTGTTACAGTTGAGAATTTATTGAACACACATGGTTTTATGGATGAAATCCTCTACTTTTTCTAATAAACAGTTAAGAAAAGGTCTTATGTGCATGTTGAGTCATATGATTTTGTATCAAccttttaccttttcttttgtttcactGTTCACATTCATCTTTAACCTTTTTCTTGTATAATGATTTATTGTGTATGGTAGCATTAATTTCTCGTAATGGAAGTGCTATTCTGATTTTATTAGTGTATTTGTGCTGCTCACTGTCACACCCATATATAGGTATTTAGTTTCATTATGAGATGTGCAATTTTCATTAGAAAATGTGATGAAAATTTTACAAGTTGATTTGGTGAGATAGAatggaatttaaaatttatttttcaaaagtttttactaaattaaccctgaatataaataaaaaacagttgTTGGTTTGAAATTCTCTCTTCTAATTTTgtactttttaataattcttaaataattattgttggaAAGTAGTGACGGAACATATGTGTGTTTGGTTTAAATAAAACAAGGTTCCAATTAGTTGATAAGACTTTTTGATATGTCTGATAGCACATAgtgtgttgctccctccacctttTCAAGTGAGTCTTGCATCTcttcactattttaatttatttcaaaaatattttacaccttcctactattttcttttattccaaaaatactttaCACCTCCCTAATATCCTTAATAatctttctatttctctctctatattaatagagcatttacatgattcagatttgaatttgtgatatattacaaaatataaaattcagatgaaacttcaatattagtacttttACTATTTccatttcataaaattaaaagttagatgcaaatagagaataataaacataataatattaatagtaaataatgatatattattattattatatatactaatgacgaaagaactaaattaattctaaatctttaacaaataactttttttttatattttaagtatttaataatatttttatattatttatctaataaattaaatattttcttcaaattatttgagtcaaacatgtcagtgagttaaaacataatataatgttaaaaattatagatattatatgtaaaaaaaacacacatatataaacatttttttagaaatttagaacaaaattttactatttattaagtaatttgaaaagaaaaaaaatatattcaacaacgaaaataagattgaatcaaacttatttaagaaaatatatcacaagttgaaatcaaatttgagtcatgcaAATGCtacattaatgagccatgtaaatgctccattaatgtagacaaagatggttaaggatggtggggaggtgtagggtatttatagaataaaagaaaatagtgagaaGGTGCATGACCCACTTGGAGATGAAGGGAACAACACCCTAGCACCTATCTTTATCAccttaattatttcaaacaattaattGGAAATCCAAGTATAAGtccacattaaataaaaaaaaaaaaatagtgtgtATTTCCTGTAAACTTCCTCTTCGATTGACTCAACACAATAATCAAATAAGTGATTTTAAAGTAatcaccaaaaaaaattaaaatataaaaatctttaacTAAACTTTTTTAAAGAGTTAATAGTCAACATATCAtacattttaggtttaaaccatttagttatccctatttttgggagaagtttttccattttgatccccgtcttattagaatccctaattgagtccctataagtgctaatttcaatcaattaagcccctgtcgttaaatttagttaacggggttaacttttttgcacagttggaaggatgacctgttaatttttgtaaacgtgacctatttagagttgaaacgtggcatgaattgagtctcataagtgctaatttcaatctaATTCATgtcacgtttcaactctaaataagTCACGTTTACAAAAATTAACAGGTTATCCTTCaagctgtgcaaaaaagttaaccccattaactaaatttaacggcagaggcttaattgattaaaattagcacttatagggactcaattggggattctaataagacgggatcaaaatggaaaaacctctctcaaaaatagggacaactaaatggtttaaacctacattttattaaatatagtatAGAACTTTTAGAGAAATTTATTTTGTCTAATTTACTTTCATTAGTAAATAGTTGAAATATATGATGCACCGCATGTGTCTtgttttttagataattaatttaatttttagaaataattaaattaaaataaatagttatttaaaaagataaaatgataaaataattattttaattcaaaaaataattaaatttaaattaacaatcatttaaagataaaattaataattaattattttaattcaaaataactgTTTCTTACAAAATAACAttgaaaagttaattttcatttaaaataacgGTTAGTTGAATAATgaaattgagaagaaaatgtATGAacagttataattttttttctacctCTTAATTCCCGTCCgaacctttttatttttcaaaattttcaacttcATGGATTCAATTATACCATTTAGAAAGCAATATTAACATATGGGATAAACCAAATAGTTGCATTGTCTAATTCAATGTTTATTCCTGCCGATTTTATAGCACTTTGAAAACATTACAGAGAACAGTAAACATTTCTAAAGAAACCTTTAAACAAACAAGGCATACCCatcaaatatttaacatttttaaaaatcaaacgCCGCTCACTATATGATATGACGTACCTATCAAAATACATGTATGGAAACCTAACAGGAAAATAATCGAGTGTCCATATGaggaatcaaaataaaaatgagttatAAAGAAGAGTTGTAAAATCAAATGGAAAAGTCAAAGGAGAAGAAATAACTTGACAAGTTAAAAGGTGATTCAGTAAGAGTCTGTTTTGGGGAGTATAAGGTCACATGTTCGAATCCAAGAGAGCACAAATAATGTGATTTGTTTAGTTCTGAAAGGGGAATTTCCTTCATGATCTGGGGGAGGGGTTTTCTAGCAAGCATAATGGGTTCTTAATAGCGAGTACAATAGAGGCTTGAAGGTATTTGGTGACTTGTTAAGAGTAGAAAGATATAGTATGCCTttaaggtcttgttcacttgagtggatttaagagaaaaatttcgaaggtaatttttgttgttgtttatttgaatagatttgaaggCCTTATAGTTGGGATCTTTGACGGTGATACTCTTAAAGTTTGGATCTTCTTTTTGTCTGTACAATGTAGTGGAAAGAGGTCCTTTGCGATTGTATGAGTTTGAGGAAGAGGATGAGTTACAAGAAGAGCAGTAGTGGTTTTTCATGATCATTGTTTAGCTTAGTGAGAGAGTCACGATGTTGAACCTCATGAAAGGTGGAGAACAAGAGATGTTCAGTGTTGACTATGGTGTGCCCATGGTGTAATCGAGGATAAGAAGATTTTCGTAGGAGTATTCCTCCCTACACCTCACATatttctccctgcacctcccatTTTACGGATTTaccctttattttttaaatttaaatgaaaattaataatggATTAATCGTAACCAACAACAACATTCTTAATCACCAATAATCCTAAATTTTCATTGAATGTATAAATCTTAAATGTCATCTGTTGCCTTACATTCACCcccttctcttttatttttttactttcattatttACTTCTTCACTTTCACTTGCAGTGTTAAGTATTGTTGTAAGTTAAATAGTAGTGGTTGTACCCGTGCTATGGTAacagaggaggaagaagataatGGTTGTGCTGTGGACAGTAGAGGAAAAAGAAGGCAGCGAATGAGAAAGGAGATAAAGGTGTTGCGATGGtagaagtagaaaataaaagaatatgaaagGAGAAAATGGAGGCTGCctttgaatgtaaaaaaaagaaagtgttgcATGAAGCTTGCTCACTGTTTTAATAGCTTTGCTTATAACGTAACATAATAAAGCAAACCTATATACTAACAAAACCTAAAGCGCATAACAGTGAACGCATACCGCACATGCAACTGCGGAAACCCAGCTCCAAACGTAGACCTCATATCCAACTACGGTTAGCACGAAATGCAGGTCCAACTGCGGCGAAGACGAACTGCATTTCCAACTGCGGCAAAGACGATCCGCACTTCCAACTGCGGTCAAAGCCATCCGCACTTCCAACTGCGGCCAAGACCATCCGCACTTCTAACTGCGACTCTCATCAACTGCGACACCCCTGCACTTCTTTCAAGTGCAACCAGTTTCCATGATTATTCCTTCGACTTCGTTCCCTCAGCTCCACCGTGCGGAAATCCACCCACCGGAATAgacaaatcatttttaaaacacCAAGTAGACATATCATTTTTAACAGAGCAAGCATGGTTTTGACCGCAACAaccaaacattttaattaagcaagatcaaacatttttttcttaactaagAGCAAGTATTTTACGGACGCGAAAGGTTATATCAAATGTTTGAGAAGATGAACCCTTGTTGCTGCTAGAACTCACCACACCAAAGGAAGGAGGAGGGAGGAAGTGAGGGCGGGAGGAAATGAACTGCGGCAGCAAAGAGACAAAGGGAGAAAAAATGGGGGTGTAGGGTTTGATATGCAGTTGCTTCAATAGTTTTATTCTTTACTGGGTcagcttttttaaaaaacaaaatattctcTGACAGAGATAtagattgaaataaaaaaattaagggaGGTGTAGGCTGAAGTTGGTGAGGTGTAGGGAGAACCACTCTTTTCATAGAAGGGGAAAGAGGATGTTgggggtacaaacaaagtcctaCATCACATAAAAAAGGGACAAATATGGGTTTATATACACTtaagatacctccattggtaAAAGGCTTTTTAGAGTGATACCAAAAGCAAATTCGTAAGGATTTGACcaaaagcggacaatatcttactaGTGTGGAAATATATGTATTACTAGTTATAGTCTTAATACAGATATATGTTAGTGCTGGGTATATGAGAAATGGAGCAAACTTTTAGTAGGGATTTTATAAAATctgttattatttctttaaggAAGTTTTACACATTTATGAATTTGTAGACaattgaatttgaatatttgagttgtaaaaattaattggattcaatttatttaaaaaaatattcttgattgtgaaaattttaattttaatacattttagtgATACTCTAAAAATTCGGGTGTTACTTTTGGTATCAGAACCGAAAAACTTTAAGACCTTGAAAAGTGAGCTCGCTTAATTTTTGATTTGCATCtgtaaggattgtaacaaatgtgttttattgatcttgaaagagtaaccagtgtacaatatatagaatgtacataaccatatttaaggaaagaatatatcaattatttaagacagaatcaattatgcagaaactaaataaggtaaactataatcaaatatattatttcctatcatcCCCCCTCAAGCAAAGCGTGAGATTTGGTCCAACATGAAGCTTGGCTCTGAAGAATTGGAACAATGGTCGAGGCAGACTTTTAATGAATATGTCTGCTAGTTGGAGATCAGAAGGAATGAATTGAGTGATGAGTTTGTGAGATAGAACAAGCTCTTGAATAAAGTgataatcaatatcaatatgTTTAGCGTGTTTGTGAGCCACCGGATTTTGGGAGAGGAATATAGCACTCTTGTTGTCACAAAGAAGAGTTGGCGCTTGATGGGAAATATGCAGATCATGTAGAAGATGAGTAAGCCATATTAGTTCAGCTGCTGCATTAGCCATGGCTCTATATTCTGATTCACAACTTGATCGAGCTACAGTTGGTTGTTTCTTAGCACTCCATGAGACGAGATTATCGCCTAAGAAGATGGAATAACCATAGGTAGATCGCCTAGTCTCAATACATCGAGCCCAATCAGCATCCGAGTATCCAAGAACATTAGGGGAAGCTCCACGGGTGAAGGATAGGCCATAGGACATGGTGCCCTTGACATATCGAAGGATGCGTTTAACTGCTTGAAAGTGATCAGTTGTTGGAGCTTGAAGAAATTGACTAACCAAATTTACCGCGTAGGACAATTCAGGACGAGTTATAATGAGATACTGGAGTGCACCAATGAGAGAGCGTAATTGAGTGAGATCAGAGAATGGATCTCCTGTGGTTGTCAGTTGAATATGAGGTTGAAGAGGTGTGGCTATCAGTTTTGCATCCAACATCTGGGCCCGAGATAAAATGTCTTGAGCGTATTTGGTCTAGCTAAGAAAGACACCATCGATAGTGTAGTGAACCTCAAGACCAAGAAAGTAATTTAGATGGCCTAAATCCTTGATAGCAAACTCAGTTTTGAACCTTGCCAAAAGTTTTTGAAGTAAAGAATTATTATTCCCTGTCAAaattatgtcatcaacataaacaagtatatatagAGTGGTAGCAGTGTTGTGGTAGGCAAATAAAGATGGATCCGCCTTGCTTCCGAGGAACCCAAGACTGAGCAAAAACGAGCTGAATCGTTGAAACCATGCAAGAGGGGCCTGTTTAAGGCCATAAAGAGCTTTCTGAAGTCGACAAACATGATTT
Proteins encoded:
- the LOC106752705 gene encoding uncharacterized protein LOC106752705, with protein sequence MLDAKLIATPLQPHIQLTTTGDPFSDLTQLRSLIGALQYLIITRPELSYAVNLVSQFLQAPTTDHFQAVKRILRYVKGTMSYGLSFTRGASPNVLGYSDADWARCIETRRSTYGYSIFLGDNLVSWSAKKQPTVARSSCESEYRAMANAAAELIWLTHLLHDLHISHQAPTLLCDNKSAIFLSQNPVAHKHAKHIDIDYHFIQELVLSHKLITQFIPSDLQLADIFIKSLPRPLFQFFRAKLHVGPNLTLCLRGDDRK